In the genome of Arthrobacter alpinus, the window AGGCGCTTGGCGACCGGGGCCCACAGCAGGAACAGTTCCTCGTACTTGGTGGTGCCCAGGCCGTTGAGGACCACGCCGACCTTTTTTCCGGCGCCAACCGGGGCAGATTTCAGCAGTTTCTCCACCAGCATCTCCGAAAGTGCCGAGGCAGTTGGCATCGCCTCGTCGCTGATGCCAGGTTCCCCGTGGATGCCCAGCCCAAGGCCAAGGTGTCCTTCCGGAACTTCAAACAGCGGCTTGTCGGCGCCGGGCATGGTGCAGCCTGAGAACGCAACACCCAGAGTGCGGGTGGCTTGGTTGGCGGAACGTCCGGCGCGTTCCACTCCGTCCAGGTCGAGGCCGGCGGCAGCCGCCGCACCCATGACCTTGAAGACGGTGAAGTCGCCGGCAATTCCGCGGCGCTTTTCCTCGTCGTCCGAAGAGGCGATGTCGTCGGTGACAACCACAATGCGGGTGTCGATGCCTTCCTTGCGGAGGCGCTCGGCGGCAATGCCGAAGTTCATGTTGTCACCGGCGTAGTTGCCGAAGCTGAGCACCACACCGAGTCCCTGGTTGGCGGCCTTGGCCACCGAGTAGACCTGGGCTGCAGACGGGGAGGTGAAGATGTTTCCCACGACGGCGCCTGTGGCGAAGCCGGTGCCCACGAGCCCGGCGAATGCCGGATAGTGGCCGGAGCCGCCGCCAATGACCACAGCCACCTGTGGCACCCCGGTGCGAAGCGCCACGGCGCCGCCGGCAACCCCGCGCAGGCGGTCCGAGTAGATGTCCAGGAAACCCTCGAACTGGTCATCCGAAAAATCTGCTGGTGAATTGAATATCTTAGTCATTGCTGCTCCAGAATTTTGTAGCGAGGGGTTTCTTAGTGTTGGTGGCCGCGGGAAGAGTCCTCGGGCACCTTAAGGAATTTGGTCAGGGCGAAGGCCACGCCATACAGGGCGACGAATGCCCAAACGACGCCGGTGTTCCCGCCCCAGGGCAGTACCACTGCGACGACGGCGGCGCCCAGGAAGGCGGCGCCTCCGGCTGCGGTGGTGTACATGGCCATGTCCGCGCCCTGGTGGGTGGGAGTGAGTGCCGGCATGATGGCTCCCATGGGTACGAAGCCGGCCAGCAGGATGCCGAAGATCACGCCGGCAAGGACTGAGAGCCAGTAGCCCCAGTCGGAGCCAGGTGCCACCATGTGCGGCACGTACCACCAGGCGAGCAGGCCCAGCGCGGAACCTGCGATGCCGAACCAGCGGACAGTGCGCAACCAGCCCCACTTGTCACCGATGGCGCCAAAGACCGCATTGAAGGCGATATTGGAGGCAAACACAATGACTGTCATCATGAGCCACTGGGTTTGTGACCATCCGAGCTCGCCGCCGATGACGGCGGGCAGGATGACGAACATGCCGTATTGGGGTGCCGTGTTGATCAGGCGGACCACAAAGCCCGCCAGGACGCGGGGCTCCTTGGCCAGGAGCCGGACGCCGCCAGTAAGCACCTGTGCCGTGCTTTCATTCGCCGGGGCTTGGCGCTTGGAGCCTCCCGGTTCCCTTACACCGAACCAGACGATGGCGAAGCCGATGGTCACCAGGGCGATCGAGGCCCACAGGGTCTTGGTTTCGCCTGAGGCGCCGCCTCCGAAGCCGGGGATGGCGATCAAGGCGAAGAGTGATCCAAAGGTGGGCAGTCCGCCCGTGAACATGACATAGAACCAGCCGACGGCGGTGCCCTTGCGTTTGACGGGCACCACCTTGTTGACCCACACCAGGAAGGCAAAGGCGAACAAGGGGTAGCCCAGGCCGCGGAAGAAGTAGGTGGCGAAGATTGCCGCTGCTGAGCCTGTGCCAAGGCTCAGCAGGAAGAGGACCTCAAAGACCACCCAGAGAACGAAGCCCAGGGCCATGACCTTGCGCGGCCCAACCAGGTCCGACAGGGCCCCTGAAAGATAAGAAGCAACCATGACGGCCACCCCATACACGGTGATGATGGTGGGAACCAACGCAGCCCGGCTGCCGAGGGCCTCGGCCATGTGCGGGGCGATGAAGTTGGATTCAACGCCGTTGCCTGCCATGAAGACCAGAACCGCGATGAAACCCCAGCGCAGCACATGCGGGATGCCGATCCGGTCGAGCCAAGTTTCCGGAGCCACTTGGGGCCGGGTGCTAAGTGCTGTCATGAGAAAACGCCTTTGTTTTAGGGGATTGACGGACGTGGGAGGTGAAGCCTGAAGGTTGCTTCGCGGGTCAGGGGAGGATGGAGACCTTCACGGACGCGCCGGCGGTGTCGCCGACGAGGTCAAGTGCGTCCTGGAACCTGTCCAGGGGGAACTGGTCGGTGCAGATTTCGTCCAGTGGCAGGATGCCTGATTCGATCATCTTGATGGCAGCGGGCCAGCAGTGCGGGCCGAGGTGCGCGCCGCGGACATCGAGTTCCTTGTCGTCGCTGATGATCGACCAGTCGACTGTGACATCCGAGCCAAAGACCGAGTACTCAACGTAGGTGCCGAGCTTGGCCAGCAGGTTCAGGCCCTGGCCAACAGCCGAAGGGTGGCCGGTGCCTTCGATGTAGACGTCGGCTCCGTAGCCGCCTGTCAGGTCCTTGATGATCTGGACGGCATCTTCACGGCCAACGTTGATGACCATGTCGGCCCCGCACTTGGTGGCGAGGGCGAGCTTGTTGTCCGACATGTCCAAGGCAATGACCTTCATGGGGTTCTTGGCCTTGGCTCCGGCAACCATGCCCAGGCCGATCGGGCCGCAGCCTGCGATGACGACGACGTCGTTGAACTTGATCTCTGCGCGCTCAACTGCGTGCAGTGAGCAGGAGAGAGGTTCGGCGAATGCGGCGTGTGCCGGGGCGAGATCCTTGGAAACCTTGTGGGTGAGGGCCTTGAGGGGCACCAGCACGTATTCGGCCATGGCGCCGTTGTAGTTGCGGAAACCGAACATGTCGTGGGGGCCGCACATCCAGTACTGGCCGCGGACACAGTAGCGGCACTCGCCACAGGGCACGATCTGTTCGCAGGCGATCCGGTCGCCCATGTCCAGGCCGTGGTGGGACAGCCCTTTTGCGTCGCCGAGAACAACTGTCCCAATGAACTCGTGACCCGGGGTGACGCCGGCCTGCGCCCATGCGGGGCGGTTCTCGTCTCCCCAGAACTTCGGTGCACCGTGGTAGCACTTGAGATCGCTGGCACAGACGCCGACAGCCTCGACCTTGATCAGCAATTCACCCGGTCCGGGGACGGGAATCGGAAGGGTTTCCAACACGTAGTTTTCGGGTCCGTGGACGATGACGGCCTGCATGGTTGCAGGTACGGCAGTGGATGTGGCAACAGTTTCAGCAGCGGTGGTGGTCATTGTTTCCTCCATGAAAAATGTGATGTAGCTCAATGGTTCAAGTGTGGAGTCACCCTGAACAAATGTCAAGAACATAATTTCTGAACATGGAATCTGAGAAATTTTGTTCACAGCAGCCCTGTTTCGGGCTACCATGAAGACAGCCCAGCCCGCGCGCAGGCCGTGAAATGAACCAGGGGAGAATGAGCAATTGCCGACTGAAACGGCCGCCGCCGAAGGCGGAAACTTGAGCAGGTTTCCGGTGGAAACGCTGTATCAAGCCGCGCGCATGTACTACCTGGAAGATGTGAATCAGGCCCAAATTGCTGAAAATATGAAGGTTTCACGCCCCACTGTCAGCAGGTTGCTGACGGAAGCGCGGCGTATTGGGATGGTCAAAATTGAGGTTGTACACCCATCAATGGCTGTGACGGACTCGCTCGCCGCAGAGCTGGCTGAAGCCCTGGGGTTGGAAAAGGTGTACCTCGCCGATGCCGACCAGTCCGGCCGGTTGGGAGCAGGCCTTGCACCCGCGGTGGGTGAAGCTATCCGGGACATGGGGCTGGCGCCTGGGGACATCTTGTTGGCCTCGTCCGGCCGAACTATTTACGAGCTGGCAGGGGCGCCGCTGCCCAAATTGCCCGGAGTGATAGTCGTCCCCACCGTTGGCGGCCAGACGGAGCCCGAGCCCTGGTACCAGACCAATGAGATTGCACGCTCGATTGCAGAGCAGACAGGTGCCCGCCCGGCCTTCCTGTGGACCCAAGCATTGCCCGCTCCGGAAATGTTTGCGCTGCTCCAGCACGACCCCGACTTTCAGCGGATTCAGCGGCTGTGGGAGTCGGCGAAAGGGGCCTTGTTGGGCATCGGTGCCCCGCCGACCACGCGAAGCTCGATCTCCCGCTTTATCCCCAAAGATGACGACTCGCTGTCCCGGGCGGCCGGGGACATATCCCTGAATTTCTTTGACGCTGACGGGGCGGAAATACATTTTCCAGGCAGCGGGAACATGATCACCACGCCCCCGGCCCTGTTGCGTTCAATTCCCTGTGCCGTTGGCGTCGCGGTGGGTGCGGAAAAGGTTCGAAGCATCATTGGCGGGGCCAACACCAAATACTTCCGCCGTCTGGTCACGGACGTCCAGACGGCCAAGGCAATTCTCGACGTGGTGCACTCGGCGACGGCCTAGGGCCCGGCCCGGAATCAGGCAGTGTTTCAGGCGCCGCCCCGCTGGATCTTGGCCAAGGCGTGCATGTGCCCGGCGGTGGCCGGATACAGCTGGCAGTACTTCTCATACAGGAAGTCGTACTGTTGCGCCGACGCCGGATCCGGCTCAACCACGCGCGCCATGCGCGTCCAGTCGGTCTCCGGCGGGACTGCCCCGGTTGCAATCGCGGCCATGAGAGCATCCCCGTAACTGGCGCCAATTGTTTGTTCGGGGATGATTTGGGTGCGCCCCAGAATATCGCTGACCAGTTGTGTCCAGAGCGTCCCTTGGGTGCCGCCGCCCACTGCCAGGATTCGCTGGATGGGCTGACCGGAACTTTCAAAAAGCTCCAAGCTCTGGCGCAGGCCGAAACAGATGCCTTCCAGAGCCGCCCGGACCAGATGCCCACGGCCGTGTCGTAGGGTCAGCCCGATGATCGTGCCCCGGGCGTCGGGGTCTAGGATCGGCGAGCGTTCGCCCGCGAAATACGGCAACACCAGCAGGCCGTCTGCGCCGGGGCCGGCATCCAGTGCCTCCGCCATGAGCGTTTCCATGGGGGCATCGCCGAACAAGTG includes:
- a CDS encoding MFS transporter: MTALSTRPQVAPETWLDRIGIPHVLRWGFIAVLVFMAGNGVESNFIAPHMAEALGSRAALVPTIITVYGVAVMVASYLSGALSDLVGPRKVMALGFVLWVVFEVLFLLSLGTGSAAAIFATYFFRGLGYPLFAFAFLVWVNKVVPVKRKGTAVGWFYVMFTGGLPTFGSLFALIAIPGFGGGASGETKTLWASIALVTIGFAIVWFGVREPGGSKRQAPANESTAQVLTGGVRLLAKEPRVLAGFVVRLINTAPQYGMFVILPAVIGGELGWSQTQWLMMTVIVFASNIAFNAVFGAIGDKWGWLRTVRWFGIAGSALGLLAWWYVPHMVAPGSDWGYWLSVLAGVIFGILLAGFVPMGAIMPALTPTHQGADMAMYTTAAGGAAFLGAAVVAVVLPWGGNTGVVWAFVALYGVAFALTKFLKVPEDSSRGHQH
- a CDS encoding zinc-binding dehydrogenase, whose translation is MTTTAAETVATSTAVPATMQAVIVHGPENYVLETLPIPVPGPGELLIKVEAVGVCASDLKCYHGAPKFWGDENRPAWAQAGVTPGHEFIGTVVLGDAKGLSHHGLDMGDRIACEQIVPCGECRYCVRGQYWMCGPHDMFGFRNYNGAMAEYVLVPLKALTHKVSKDLAPAHAAFAEPLSCSLHAVERAEIKFNDVVVIAGCGPIGLGMVAGAKAKNPMKVIALDMSDNKLALATKCGADMVINVGREDAVQIIKDLTGGYGADVYIEGTGHPSAVGQGLNLLAKLGTYVEYSVFGSDVTVDWSIISDDKELDVRGAHLGPHCWPAAIKMIESGILPLDEICTDQFPLDRFQDALDLVGDTAGASVKVSILP
- a CDS encoding sugar-binding transcriptional regulator codes for the protein MPTETAAAEGGNLSRFPVETLYQAARMYYLEDVNQAQIAENMKVSRPTVSRLLTEARRIGMVKIEVVHPSMAVTDSLAAELAEALGLEKVYLADADQSGRLGAGLAPAVGEAIRDMGLAPGDILLASSGRTIYELAGAPLPKLPGVIVVPTVGGQTEPEPWYQTNEIARSIAEQTGARPAFLWTQALPAPEMFALLQHDPDFQRIQRLWESAKGALLGIGAPPTTRSSISRFIPKDDDSLSRAAGDISLNFFDADGAEIHFPGSGNMITTPPALLRSIPCAVGVAVGAEKVRSIIGGANTKYFRRLVTDVQTAKAILDVVHSATA